In a single window of the bacterium genome:
- a CDS encoding DUF4238 domain-containing protein has translation MVEIPDRFLEKNRHHVIPRFYLANFTNGGERADGMLWRYERGGGEPIPIHPNDASVIKHFYRAKDVDGEEHNVFEEHLRKLEDIAAPIIRAIVEDRRTPRAEEYASLSLFVASMHYRTAALRDIFFGFGKSFIDKVVYKAAKDPIKWRQKIAEFQSQGFELGGMDPEELRKWFLNRDNYTISLNPGAAMSLYFKLLPQLAKQIASMDHTIIDARDDLQFLTSDNPVAIVDIGGETGKWKGDFDSSGAQITLPLSSRFTFLASWGGPVGFASCDTFFKRHINKRTACRASRYVFSPFRARFINRWLNELEPMIPKLEWPDEPGGRIRIT, from the coding sequence ATGGTTGAGATTCCGGATCGCTTTCTCGAGAAGAATCGACATCACGTCATTCCACGGTTCTACCTTGCCAACTTCACGAACGGTGGTGAGCGAGCGGATGGAATGTTGTGGCGATACGAGCGCGGCGGTGGAGAGCCAATCCCAATACACCCCAATGACGCTTCCGTCATCAAGCATTTCTATCGTGCTAAGGATGTGGACGGTGAGGAACACAACGTATTCGAAGAACACTTGAGGAAATTAGAGGATATCGCTGCCCCTATTATCCGTGCAATAGTCGAGGACCGCCGCACGCCGAGAGCAGAAGAGTACGCATCGCTGTCGCTATTTGTGGCGAGTATGCACTACCGGACTGCTGCACTGAGAGATATCTTCTTTGGGTTTGGGAAGAGTTTCATTGACAAGGTTGTGTACAAAGCGGCAAAGGATCCAATTAAGTGGCGACAAAAGATTGCTGAATTCCAGTCACAGGGGTTCGAGCTTGGCGGCATGGACCCTGAAGAGCTCCGGAAATGGTTTCTCAATCGAGACAACTACACAATTAGCTTGAACCCGGGAGCCGCAATGAGTCTATACTTTAAGTTGCTGCCTCAGCTCGCTAAGCAGATTGCCTCGATGGATCACACGATCATCGATGCAAGAGACGATCTTCAGTTTCTGACTTCGGACAACCCGGTCGCGATAGTCGATATCGGAGGAGAAACAGGTAAGTGGAAGGGTGACTTCGATAGCTCGGGCGCGCAGATTACGCTTCCGCTCTCTTCCCGATTTACGTTTCTGGCATCATGGGGTGGCCCTGTAGGCTTTGCGTCGTGCGATACATTCTTTAAGCGACACATCAACAAGCGGACTGCTTGTCGAGCGAGCAGATATGTTTTTTCGCCTTTCCGGGCAAGATTTATTAACAGATGGCTCAACGAGCTCGAACCGATGATCCCGAAGCTCGAGTGGCCAGATGAGCCTGGTGGAAGAATAAGGATTACCTAA
- a CDS encoding DinB family protein, translated as MPTPSPDHLLDLLLDSWDRNNRILVNLLRAIPTGGLAARATVEGPTVAELFTHMHYVRLVFVAEDAPECARELPANEWVHDTDVERIARMLAESAAAVREAVRGRVEAQQAMAMHYDHPILLLQHMIWHEGYHHGQIKLALKLAGTPVSDEVAGPVTWGVWMRKT; from the coding sequence ATGCCAACCCCATCCCCCGACCATCTGCTCGACCTCCTTCTCGACTCCTGGGACCGTAACAATCGAATCCTGGTCAATCTGCTGCGGGCAATTCCGACGGGCGGCTTGGCGGCGCGGGCGACGGTGGAGGGGCCGACGGTGGCGGAATTGTTCACCCACATGCATTATGTGCGACTGGTGTTTGTGGCCGAGGACGCGCCCGAATGCGCGCGCGAACTGCCCGCGAACGAGTGGGTGCATGACACCGATGTGGAACGGATCGCGCGGATGCTGGCGGAAAGCGCCGCGGCGGTGCGTGAGGCGGTCCGCGGGCGGGTGGAGGCACAGCAGGCCATGGCGATGCACTACGATCACCCGATCCTGCTGCTGCAGCACATGATCTGGCATGAGGGATACCACCACGGTCAGATCAAGCTGGCGCTGAAGCTGGCGGGCACGCCGGTCAGCGATGAAGTGGCCGGGCCGGTGACCTGGGGTGTGTGGATGCGCAAGACGTGA
- a CDS encoding DUF4386 domain-containing protein, with the protein MDSTKQIARLAGVLYLLLVIGGVFSLMYVRGAVIVPGDAAATTESILDHATMLRIDLVVGQVSMVVFMLVALLLYQLLKHVHHVLAALMALVVLVHLPQGLVTLLLQFGALEMAHGEGFLATLDPAQREIMAALCLHLVGKSAILSEFSWGLWLLPLGALVYRSGFLPRFLGIWLILNGLAYMILSFLGIFAPTAGTLLSKYAFPILLGEVALTVGLLYVGFRPTRPDTQPSDRRSGS; encoded by the coding sequence ATGGACTCAACGAAGCAAATCGCACGGCTGGCCGGGGTGTTATACCTGCTGCTTGTCATCGGCGGGGTGTTCAGTCTCATGTATGTCCGCGGCGCCGTGATCGTCCCCGGAGATGCCGCCGCGACGACCGAGAGTATCCTCGACCATGCGACGATGTTGCGGATCGACCTGGTGGTCGGGCAGGTCTCGATGGTGGTGTTCATGCTGGTGGCGCTGCTGCTCTACCAGTTGCTGAAGCATGTGCATCATGTGTTGGCGGCGTTGATGGCGCTGGTGGTCCTCGTCCACTTGCCGCAGGGGCTGGTCACTCTGCTGTTGCAATTCGGCGCGTTGGAGATGGCGCACGGGGAAGGGTTTTTGGCCACGCTCGATCCGGCACAGCGGGAGATCATGGCGGCCCTCTGCCTGCACCTGGTGGGCAAAAGTGCGATCCTCTCCGAGTTCAGTTGGGGGCTGTGGCTGTTGCCGTTGGGCGCTTTGGTCTATCGGTCGGGATTCCTGCCGCGGTTTCTGGGCATCTGGCTGATCCTGAACGGGCTTGCCTATATGATCCTGTCGTTCCTCGGCATCTTCGCGCCGACGGCGGGGACGCTTCTCTCCAAATACGCCTTCCCGATCCTGCTCGGCGAGGTGGCGCTCACCGTCGGCCTCCTCTACGTTGGATTCCGACCAACCCGGCCGGACACTCAACCATCAGATCGTAGAAGCGGTTCTTGA
- a CDS encoding GspH/FimT family pseudopilin has product MNSLNRRINDQRGISIMEMMIVVVMIGILASLAVPSFLEQMPRLETKSQVRELVGKLREARSLAVAHKTPAGICFDGSANTWTVFLDNNPQNATHNTGDSVLATGSLGGRVVMTSNTFSNHDVIFNPDGSCLESGVVWLAAEDASTGYTIDVLASTGRVKLVEGYVSASRSILTQ; this is encoded by the coding sequence ATGAATTCATTGAACAGGCGCATCAACGATCAGCGGGGCATCTCGATCATGGAGATGATGATAGTCGTGGTCATGATAGGAATTCTGGCGTCGCTGGCCGTCCCCTCGTTCCTGGAACAGATGCCGCGGCTGGAGACCAAGTCGCAGGTGCGCGAACTGGTCGGCAAACTGCGCGAGGCGCGCTCGCTGGCGGTCGCCCACAAGACGCCGGCCGGGATCTGCTTCGACGGGTCCGCCAACACCTGGACCGTCTTTCTGGACAACAACCCGCAGAATGCCACGCACAACACCGGCGACTCGGTGCTGGCGACCGGATCGCTGGGCGGACGCGTGGTGATGACATCGAACACTTTCAGCAACCATGATGTGATCTTCAATCCGGACGGCTCCTGCCTCGAGTCCGGCGTCGTCTGGCTGGCGGCCGAGGATGCCAGCACCGGATATACCATCGATGTGCTCGCCTCGACCGGACGGGTCAAACTGGTCGAAGGATACGTCTCCGCCAGCCGCAGCATCCTGACGCAGTAA
- a CDS encoding enoyl-CoA hydratase-related protein, protein MEKQLIKYDAQDGIAILTMSDPPANTYTYEMMRQLDEAILRARFDDNVHVIVLTGDGDKFFSAGANIRMLTEVTPQFKYYFCLHANETLNRLEQTPKLVIAALNGHTVGGGLEIAMAADIRIAKKEGGKIGLPEVTLGVLPGTGGTQRLGRLVGKARAIEMMCTGQTFSFEEALDFGIVNHIYDRDEFMDNVLIYARQFVPPAKAAKAVGRIKRAVCSGCEVPFSEGLAIERELQQQLFQSQDAKEGLAAYVEKRVPKFAGV, encoded by the coding sequence ATGGAAAAGCAGTTGATCAAATACGACGCTCAGGACGGCATCGCGATTCTGACCATGTCCGATCCGCCGGCCAACACCTACACCTACGAAATGATGCGGCAGCTGGATGAGGCCATCCTTCGGGCGCGTTTCGACGATAATGTGCATGTGATCGTGCTGACCGGCGACGGCGACAAGTTCTTCTCCGCCGGCGCCAACATCCGCATGCTCACCGAGGTCACGCCGCAGTTCAAGTACTACTTCTGCCTGCACGCCAACGAAACGCTCAACCGACTCGAGCAGACACCCAAGCTCGTGATCGCCGCGCTCAACGGCCACACCGTGGGCGGCGGGCTGGAAATCGCCATGGCCGCCGACATCCGCATTGCCAAGAAAGAGGGCGGCAAGATCGGTCTGCCCGAAGTCACCCTCGGCGTGCTTCCCGGCACCGGCGGCACCCAGCGTCTCGGACGGCTGGTGGGAAAGGCCCGCGCCATCGAGATGATGTGCACCGGCCAGACCTTCTCGTTTGAGGAAGCGCTCGACTTCGGCATCGTCAATCACATCTACGACCGCGACGAGTTCATGGACAACGTGCTGATCTATGCCCGCCAGTTTGTCCCGCCGGCCAAGGCCGCCAAGGCGGTCGGACGGATCAAGCGTGCTGTCTGCTCCGGCTGCGAAGTGCCGTTCTCCGAGGGATTGGCGATCGAGCGCGAACTGCAACAGCAACTGTTCCAATCGCAGGACGCCAAGGAAGGCCTGGCCGCGTATGTGGAGAAGCGGGTCCCGAAGTTCGCGGGCGTCTGA
- a CDS encoding O-methyltransferase has product MELHQSPPEATHDLWTAVDRYLEGMLAPSDQALDAALQDSAAAGLPAIGVSPMQGRLLHLLARAIGARRILEIGTLGGYSAIWLGRALPDGGRMVTLEIDAKHAAIATANLARAGLGDRVEVRLGPALEGLARLAVQGEGPFDLIFVDADKESIPGYLDASLRLARPGALIIVDNVVRGGALADPNNDDPRVRGVRRLHEILRERGLTASTMQTVGVKGYDGLTIILAP; this is encoded by the coding sequence ATGGAACTCCATCAATCACCGCCCGAGGCCACCCACGATCTCTGGACCGCCGTCGACCGCTATCTGGAGGGCATGCTGGCGCCGTCGGATCAGGCGCTTGATGCCGCCTTGCAGGACAGCGCCGCGGCTGGACTCCCGGCGATCGGTGTGTCGCCGATGCAGGGACGCCTCCTGCATCTGCTGGCACGGGCCATCGGCGCGCGGCGGATTCTCGAGATCGGCACCTTGGGCGGGTACAGCGCCATCTGGCTGGGGCGCGCCCTGCCGGACGGTGGACGTATGGTCACGTTGGAAATCGATGCCAAACATGCTGCCATCGCCACCGCCAACCTGGCGCGCGCCGGACTGGGCGATCGTGTCGAGGTGCGTCTCGGCCCCGCACTCGAGGGTCTGGCGCGATTGGCCGTGCAGGGGGAGGGACCGTTTGATCTGATCTTCGTCGACGCCGACAAGGAGAGCATCCCGGGCTACCTCGACGCGTCGCTGCGCCTGGCCCGCCCGGGCGCACTGATCATCGTCGACAATGTCGTCCGCGGCGGAGCGCTCGCCGATCCGAACAACGACGACCCGCGCGTGCGCGGCGTCCGGCGGCTCCATGAAATCCTTCGGGAACGCGGCCTGACCGCCAGCACCATGCAGACTGTCGGCGTAAAAGGTTACGATGGTCTGACGATCATTCTGGCGCCCTGA
- a CDS encoding amidohydrolase family protein, with the protein MEVVDAHIHFISHNYLRLLTQQREHYSDLETFIAEQAQRHHFEPPPQDPVRLADRWVIELDRHNVTRATVISMIPGDEVSVGAALRVYPDRFIGVATVNPYLPVAEELVEHAATEWGFRGIMLYPSMTRCSVASERLYPIYRVARKHHMVVYVHMGRLRLAARRWWGLPDVYDWRYANPADLHQPATDFPTLPFVVLSFGSGTLPQLLKLGLQCPNVYVDTSSSNNWLLDQSEFRDLQHAFEKTLEVFGPGRVLFGSDSDFFPRGWRLPVFNEQREILERLRLSDHAREAILGGNLRSLFGLDTA; encoded by the coding sequence ATGGAAGTTGTTGACGCGCATATACATTTCATCTCGCACAACTATCTGCGTCTTCTCACTCAGCAACGTGAGCACTACAGCGACCTGGAAACATTCATCGCCGAACAGGCCCAGCGCCATCACTTCGAGCCCCCGCCCCAGGACCCGGTCCGTTTGGCCGACCGCTGGGTCATCGAGCTGGACCGTCACAACGTTACCCGCGCCACCGTCATTTCGATGATCCCCGGCGATGAGGTCTCGGTGGGCGCGGCGTTGCGTGTCTATCCCGACCGGTTCATCGGGGTCGCCACGGTCAATCCGTATCTGCCGGTGGCCGAGGAACTGGTCGAGCACGCCGCCACTGAATGGGGTTTTCGCGGAATCATGCTGTATCCGTCGATGACCCGTTGTTCGGTGGCCTCGGAGCGGCTGTATCCAATCTATCGCGTCGCCCGCAAGCACCATATGGTGGTCTACGTCCACATGGGCCGGTTGCGGCTGGCGGCCCGGCGCTGGTGGGGCTTGCCCGATGTCTATGACTGGCGCTATGCCAACCCGGCTGACCTGCATCAGCCGGCGACGGATTTCCCGACCCTGCCGTTTGTTGTACTGAGTTTCGGCAGCGGCACCCTGCCGCAGTTGCTGAAACTCGGCCTGCAGTGCCCGAATGTGTATGTCGACACATCGTCCTCGAACAACTGGCTTTTGGATCAATCGGAATTCCGCGATCTGCAGCATGCCTTTGAAAAGACGCTGGAGGTGTTCGGTCCCGGACGGGTCCTGTTCGGGAGCGATTCCGATTTCTTCCCGCGCGGGTGGCGTCTGCCGGTCTTCAACGAACAGCGCGAGATTCTCGAGCGGCTGCGACTGTCGGACCATGCCCGTGAGGCGATTCTGGGCGGTAATCTGCGCTCGCTGTTCGGTCTGGACACCGCGTAA
- a CDS encoding DUF1801 domain-containing protein, translating into MVFAGESTMAGKSHKRTATVAGKTDARRTGRKAAVRGDWREETLARMRALILAADPEMIEERKWKKPSNPMGVPVWSHHGIVCTGETYKQVVKLTFARGASLPDPAGLFNASLDGNARRAIDIREGERVDARAFKALVKAALAANSQLTLEKTKSQRTVKRPRLLTGGNPQIAKADGAAPVRAYIAAMPGWKREIGRRLDALIDRHVPGVRKAVRWNSPFYGIAGQGWFLSFHVFTRYVKVTFFRGASLQPVPPGGSGPEARWIDIHEDDFDDAQLTAWIKQAAALPGWGA; encoded by the coding sequence ATGGTATTCGCCGGGGAGAGCACAATGGCTGGCAAGTCTCACAAGAGGACGGCGACTGTCGCAGGGAAAACTGACGCCAGACGGACCGGCAGGAAGGCCGCCGTCCGCGGGGATTGGCGCGAGGAGACTCTGGCTCGCATGCGGGCGCTGATCCTCGCGGCCGACCCGGAGATGATCGAAGAGCGAAAGTGGAAGAAGCCCAGCAACCCGATGGGCGTGCCTGTCTGGTCGCATCACGGGATCGTCTGCACCGGCGAGACCTACAAGCAGGTCGTCAAGCTGACGTTTGCGCGCGGCGCCAGTCTCCCCGACCCGGCCGGCTTGTTCAACGCCAGTCTGGATGGCAATGCACGCCGGGCGATCGATATCCGCGAAGGGGAGAGGGTCGATGCGCGCGCTTTCAAGGCGCTGGTGAAAGCGGCGTTGGCCGCCAACTCACAATTGACGCTCGAGAAAACGAAGTCTCAACGCACCGTGAAGCGGCCGCGCCTGCTCACGGGCGGCAATCCGCAGATCGCCAAAGCCGACGGCGCCGCGCCGGTGCGCGCCTATATCGCCGCCATGCCTGGCTGGAAGCGCGAGATCGGTAGGCGTCTCGATGCCCTCATCGATCGTCATGTCCCCGGCGTGCGCAAGGCGGTACGGTGGAACTCCCCGTTCTATGGCATTGCCGGGCAGGGCTGGTTTCTGTCGTTTCATGTCTTCACGCGCTATGTCAAGGTGACCTTCTTCCGGGGCGCATCGCTGCAACCGGTCCCGCCCGGCGGCTCAGGCCCCGAAGCACGCTGGATCGACATCCACGAGGACGATTTCGATGACGCCCAGTTGACCGCCTGGATCAAGCAAGCCGCCGCCCTGCCGGGCTGGGGGGCATAG
- a CDS encoding DUF4342 domain-containing protein, whose amino-acid sequence MTETSRQEEFKISGSELKAGFKDAAEQVGEELRKVFEKVRAEGKIRRVIVKNKDGKVLVDLPALAAGAIGAVGILVAPIVSILVALGAIATELTVVVEKETPGGDPQAAA is encoded by the coding sequence ATGACCGAGACGTCACGTCAGGAAGAATTCAAAATCAGCGGCAGCGAATTGAAGGCGGGCTTCAAGGACGCCGCCGAGCAGGTCGGCGAGGAACTGAGGAAAGTCTTTGAAAAGGTGCGCGCCGAAGGCAAGATCCGCCGGGTGATCGTCAAGAACAAGGACGGCAAAGTCCTGGTCGATTTGCCGGCGCTGGCCGCCGGGGCCATCGGCGCGGTCGGCATCCTCGTGGCGCCGATTGTGTCCATCCTTGTCGCTTTGGGGGCGATCGCCACGGAATTGACGGTGGTGGTCGAGAAGGAAACCCCGGGCGGGGATCCGCAGGCCGCCGCTTGA
- a CDS encoding VOC family protein: MLKYVVPVLHVSGSAAAEQFYCHQLGFRLRQAMRPDLAGADPCYMVIEREGVWLHLSSFPGDGVSGGVVYLAVENVDAMHKELLARNVVIDSGPVDQSWGNREMYVKDPDGNCIRFIQERAR; encoded by the coding sequence GTGCTGAAGTACGTTGTGCCCGTCCTGCATGTCAGCGGCTCCGCCGCAGCGGAACAGTTCTACTGCCACCAGCTGGGTTTCCGGTTGCGGCAGGCCATGCGTCCCGATCTTGCGGGCGCCGACCCCTGTTACATGGTCATCGAGCGCGAGGGCGTGTGGCTGCACCTGTCGTCCTTCCCGGGCGATGGCGTGTCTGGCGGCGTGGTTTACCTGGCGGTCGAAAACGTCGATGCGATGCACAAAGAACTGCTCGCCAGGAATGTCGTGATTGATTCGGGACCCGTCGATCAGTCCTGGGGGAACCGCGAGATGTATGTGAAGGATCCAGACGGCAATTGCATCCGCTTCATCCAGGAACGCGCCCGGTAA
- a CDS encoding aldehyde dehydrogenase family protein produces the protein MTLPLLKPQFTDLYINGAWTPAQSGKTFTDICPITAQPYCEVAEGDAADIDRAVKAAHDALHKGPWGTLSAAARGMLLWKLADELERRAERLINLETIDNGKPVFESKIDLHQAIGVFRYFAGWADKIEGATIPVAGPQFVYTRREPVGVVGAIIPWNFPILMCAWKLAPALACGNTLVLKPAEQTPLTALEVADAAEKAGFPPGVLNVVNGFGPTAGRALVDHPLVAKIAFTGSTEVGREIGARAAATLKRVSLELGGKSANIVFADADIEQAIRGALVGIFYGKGEVCAAGSRLIVSSKIHDQVLEGVIAKAARYAPGDPFNPKTRMGALVSETQMNRVLRYIDEGKMESAKLVTGGKRAEGFAGYFVEPTVFDEVTDDMAIAREEIFGPVLAVMRFDEEEEAAALANASPYGLAAAVYTRDIARAHRTAARLQAGTVWINCINLYDAAAPFGGYKSSGYGRDLGAAALEQYTELKTVWVGLE, from the coding sequence ATGACTTTGCCACTGCTCAAGCCCCAGTTCACTGATCTTTACATCAATGGTGCCTGGACCCCGGCGCAATCCGGCAAGACCTTCACCGACATCTGCCCGATCACCGCCCAGCCCTACTGCGAAGTCGCCGAGGGGGATGCCGCCGATATCGACAGGGCGGTTAAAGCGGCACATGATGCATTGCACAAAGGCCCTTGGGGGACACTGTCCGCCGCCGCCCGTGGGATGCTGCTCTGGAAACTGGCCGATGAACTGGAAAGGCGGGCCGAGCGGCTGATCAATCTCGAGACCATCGACAATGGCAAGCCGGTCTTCGAATCGAAGATTGACCTGCATCAGGCGATCGGCGTTTTCCGTTACTTCGCCGGCTGGGCCGACAAGATCGAAGGGGCGACCATCCCGGTCGCCGGGCCGCAGTTTGTCTACACCCGCCGCGAGCCGGTCGGGGTGGTCGGCGCGATCATCCCGTGGAATTTCCCGATTTTGATGTGCGCCTGGAAACTCGCCCCGGCGCTGGCCTGCGGCAACACTTTAGTCCTCAAGCCGGCCGAGCAAACTCCGCTCACCGCGCTCGAGGTCGCCGACGCCGCCGAGAAGGCGGGCTTCCCGCCCGGTGTGCTCAATGTCGTCAATGGATTCGGGCCGACCGCCGGACGGGCCCTCGTCGATCATCCGCTGGTCGCCAAGATCGCCTTCACCGGCTCGACCGAGGTTGGACGCGAGATCGGCGCGCGTGCCGCGGCCACGCTCAAACGGGTCTCGCTCGAATTGGGAGGCAAATCGGCAAACATCGTCTTCGCCGACGCCGACATCGAGCAGGCCATTCGCGGCGCATTGGTCGGCATCTTCTATGGCAAAGGCGAAGTCTGCGCCGCCGGGTCGCGGCTGATTGTCTCGTCAAAGATTCACGATCAGGTGCTCGAGGGGGTCATCGCCAAGGCGGCCCGCTATGCCCCCGGCGATCCCTTCAATCCCAAGACCCGCATGGGCGCGCTTGTTTCCGAAACGCAGATGAACCGTGTCCTCCGCTACATCGACGAGGGGAAGATGGAGAGTGCCAAGCTTGTGACCGGCGGAAAGCGAGCCGAAGGGTTTGCTGGGTACTTCGTAGAGCCAACGGTATTCGATGAGGTCACGGATGACATGGCCATCGCCCGCGAGGAGATCTTCGGGCCGGTGTTGGCGGTGATGCGTTTCGATGAGGAAGAGGAGGCGGCGGCGCTGGCCAACGCCAGCCCCTATGGTCTCGCCGCCGCGGTCTACACCCGCGACATCGCCCGCGCCCACCGCACCGCCGCGCGTCTCCAGGCGGGCACCGTCTGGATCAACTGCATCAACCTCTATGACGCCGCCGCCCCGTTCGGCGGCTACAAAAGCAGCGGCTACGGCCGCGACCTCGGCGCCGCCGCGCTGGAGCAGTACACGGAATTGAAGACAGTATGGGTGGGCCTTGAGTAA
- a CDS encoding DUF1801 domain-containing protein: MAELKTKKTDASVAKFLNGIADEQTRADCLALVDIMRQITKSEPKMWGSSIIGFGDYRYKYASGREGDWFLTGFSPRKTEISFYITGCLEGDSKALATLGKYKSGKGCLYVKRLADIHLPSLKTLIRESVSRMKKKAKA, encoded by the coding sequence ATGGCCGAACTGAAAACCAAAAAGACCGACGCCAGTGTCGCGAAGTTCCTCAACGGCATCGCCGACGAGCAGACACGCGCCGACTGCCTGGCGCTGGTGGACATCATGCGTCAGATCACGAAGTCGGAACCGAAGATGTGGGGCTCATCGATCATCGGCTTCGGCGACTACCGTTACAAGTACGCCAGCGGACGCGAGGGCGACTGGTTCCTGACCGGATTTTCGCCCCGCAAAACCGAGATCAGCTTCTATATCACCGGCTGTCTCGAGGGCGATTCGAAGGCGCTGGCGACCCTCGGCAAATACAAAAGCGGCAAGGGCTGCCTCTATGTGAAGCGCCTGGCGGATATTCACCTGCCGTCGTTGAAAACCCTGATCCGCGAGAGTGTTTCACGGATGAAGAAGAAAGCGAAGGCGTAA
- a CDS encoding geranylgeranyl reductase family protein — translation MNRYDIAIIGAGPAGASAALSAVRGGARAVIIEKQPLPRPKLCGGWVAHRALRMLEFPLGEDVIEHRFDTVDLRDGTRGVRYVAPEGLGVFVDRAIFDAHLIAAAESAGAALLTAKVTAVQRDGAGINLMTTAGAVWAGGVILCAGANSGLIRALRAPDPPGRFGVALEQRLPVEYAAPLEVMPGTARLEFGRIPYGYGWVLHHGPYLVVGIGGRRASAGSLRAHYRDFWNHLRLPAALIAPRGHPLPVGGFRRVLDRGRILAAGDAAGFVDAFTGEGITHAIHSGQLAALSLLRSTDDEAGRDYRRRCAVSILPELRDSLRMARLFHTAPRFFRQTFCGDPAAAQRFAAVVEGKLTYKKYLAWAVARRLRLV, via the coding sequence ATGAACCGATACGACATCGCCATCATCGGAGCCGGGCCCGCCGGCGCGAGCGCGGCGCTTTCGGCCGTGCGGGGAGGCGCGCGTGCGGTGATCATCGAGAAGCAGCCGCTGCCGCGCCCAAAGCTCTGCGGCGGCTGGGTGGCCCATCGCGCCCTGCGCATGCTGGAGTTCCCGCTCGGCGAGGATGTCATTGAACACCGCTTCGATACGGTCGACTTGCGCGACGGAACCCGGGGCGTCCGCTACGTGGCGCCGGAGGGACTGGGTGTCTTTGTCGATCGCGCAATCTTTGATGCGCATCTGATCGCGGCGGCCGAATCGGCCGGGGCGGCGCTGCTGACGGCCAAGGTTACCGCCGTCCAGCGCGACGGCGCCGGGATCAATCTGATGACGACCGCCGGAGCGGTCTGGGCCGGCGGCGTGATCCTCTGCGCCGGCGCGAACTCAGGCCTGATTCGTGCGCTCCGCGCTCCCGACCCGCCCGGGCGATTCGGCGTTGCCCTCGAGCAACGTTTGCCGGTCGAATACGCCGCGCCATTGGAGGTTATGCCGGGGACCGCACGGCTCGAATTCGGCCGGATTCCGTATGGCTACGGCTGGGTGCTGCATCATGGGCCGTATCTGGTTGTGGGCATCGGAGGACGACGCGCATCGGCGGGCTCGTTGCGCGCGCACTATCGCGACTTTTGGAATCACCTGAGACTCCCGGCCGCCTTGATCGCGCCGCGGGGGCATCCGCTGCCGGTGGGCGGCTTCCGACGCGTCCTGGACCGCGGACGGATCCTCGCCGCCGGGGACGCGGCGGGGTTTGTCGATGCGTTCACCGGCGAGGGCATCACCCACGCCATCCACTCCGGACAACTGGCGGCACTGTCACTGCTGCGCTCCACCGACGATGAGGCCGGGCGCGATTACCGTCGTCGCTGCGCCGTGTCGATCCTGCCGGAACTGCGCGACTCGCTGCGCATGGCGCGACTGTTTCATACGGCGCCGCGCTTCTTCCGACAGACATTCTGCGGCGATCCGGCGGCGGCGCAGCGATTCGCCGCGGTCGTCGAAGGCAAACTCACGTACAAGAAGTATCTGGCCTGGGCGGTCGCCCGCCGACTGCGGCTCGTTTAG